A stretch of Microbacterium caowuchunii DNA encodes these proteins:
- the hisI gene encoding phosphoribosyl-AMP cyclohydrolase, which translates to MTETLEERIARVTFTPDGLVAAIVQQYDTREVLMLGWMDAEALRRTLTSGRVTFWSRSRQEYWRKGDTSGHAQYVKDVRLDCDGDALLVSVDQVGAACHTGDRTCFDADGLDPVRGDA; encoded by the coding sequence ATGACCGAGACGCTCGAGGAGCGCATCGCCCGCGTGACCTTCACGCCCGACGGTCTGGTCGCCGCCATCGTCCAGCAGTACGACACCCGCGAGGTGCTGATGCTCGGCTGGATGGATGCGGAGGCGCTGCGGCGCACGCTCACGAGCGGCCGGGTGACGTTCTGGTCGCGATCCCGCCAGGAGTACTGGCGCAAGGGCGACACGTCCGGGCACGCTCAGTACGTGAAGGACGTGCGGCTCGACTGCGACGGGGACGCGCTCCTCGTGAGTGTCGACCAGGTGGGCGCGGCCTGCCACACCGGCGATCGGACGTGTTTCGACGCGGACGGCCTCGACCCGGTGCGAGGCGACGCGTGA
- the rpe gene encoding ribulose-phosphate 3-epimerase, which translates to MRINPSILAADFVNMQAELARIASADFVHVDVMDNHFVPNLTFGPQMVGRIQETSPVPLDVHLMIDAPDRWAPGYAELGAASVTFHLEAADDPVALARRLRAIGARAGVAVKPGTGVEGLLDVLDEFDQILVMTVEPGFGGQSFMPETMPKLRTLAAEARRRGSAVWLQVDGGISESTIAQAAEAGADTFVAGSAVFGAGDPEQAIAGLRATAAHAHAH; encoded by the coding sequence ATGCGCATCAACCCGTCGATCCTGGCCGCCGACTTCGTCAACATGCAGGCCGAGCTCGCCCGGATCGCCTCGGCCGACTTCGTGCACGTCGACGTGATGGACAACCATTTCGTCCCGAACCTCACCTTCGGGCCGCAGATGGTCGGCCGCATCCAGGAGACCAGCCCCGTGCCGCTCGACGTGCACCTCATGATCGACGCGCCCGACCGGTGGGCGCCCGGCTACGCGGAACTCGGCGCGGCGTCCGTGACCTTCCATCTCGAGGCGGCCGACGACCCCGTGGCCCTGGCGCGTCGCCTGCGCGCGATCGGTGCGAGGGCCGGGGTGGCCGTCAAACCCGGCACGGGGGTGGAGGGGCTCCTCGACGTGCTCGACGAGTTCGATCAGATCCTCGTGATGACCGTCGAGCCCGGCTTCGGCGGTCAATCCTTCATGCCGGAGACCATGCCCAAACTCCGCACGCTCGCCGCCGAGGCGCGGCGACGGGGCTCGGCGGTGTGGCTCCAGGTCGACGGCGGGATCAGCGAATCGACCATCGCTCAGGCGGCCGAGGCCGGCGCCGACACCTTCGTCGCCGGGTCGGCCGTGTTCGGCGCCGGGGATCCGGAGCAGGCCATCGCGGGACTGCGCGCCACCGCCGCACACGCCCACGCGCACTGA
- the hisF gene encoding imidazole glycerol phosphate synthase subunit HisF, whose product MSLACRVIPCLDVAAGRVVKGVNFENLRDMGDPVELARLYFEQGADELTFLDVTATVDERSTTYDVVRRTAEEVFIPLTVGGGVRSAEDVARLLAVGADKVGVNSAAIARPALIDEIADRFGAQVLVLSLDVKRADTTPSGFVVTTHGGRAQTELDALVWAREAVERGAGELLVNSIDADGTKDGFDLELVALMRELSTVPVIASGGAGRAADFAPAIHAGADAVLAASVFHSGQLTIGDVKDALAADGIEVRA is encoded by the coding sequence ATGAGCCTCGCGTGCCGGGTCATCCCGTGCCTCGACGTCGCCGCCGGCCGGGTGGTCAAGGGCGTCAACTTCGAGAACCTGCGTGACATGGGCGATCCCGTGGAACTGGCCCGGCTCTACTTCGAGCAGGGCGCGGACGAGCTCACCTTCCTCGACGTCACCGCGACGGTGGACGAACGGTCCACCACGTACGACGTCGTCCGGCGCACCGCGGAAGAGGTGTTCATCCCGCTCACCGTCGGGGGAGGGGTCCGTTCCGCCGAGGACGTGGCGCGGCTGCTGGCCGTCGGCGCGGACAAGGTCGGCGTGAACTCCGCGGCCATCGCCCGGCCCGCCCTGATCGACGAGATCGCCGACCGCTTCGGGGCGCAGGTGCTGGTGCTCTCCCTCGACGTCAAACGCGCCGACACGACGCCCTCCGGCTTCGTGGTCACCACGCACGGCGGACGGGCGCAGACCGAGCTCGACGCCCTCGTCTGGGCGCGCGAGGCCGTCGAGCGGGGCGCCGGCGAACTGCTCGTCAACTCCATCGACGCGGACGGCACCAAGGACGGGTTCGACCTCGAACTCGTCGCCCTGATGCGCGAACTCTCCACGGTCCCGGTGATCGCCTCGGGCGGTGCCGGCCGGGCGGCGGACTTCGCCCCGGCCATCCACGCGGGCGCGGACGCCGTGCTCGCCGCTTCCGTCTTCCACTCCGGCCAGCTCACCATCGGCGACGTCAAGGACGCGCTGGCCGCAGACGGCATCGAGGTGCGCGCATGA
- the hisG gene encoding ATP phosphoribosyltransferase, with product MLRIAVPNKGSLADTAHAMLAEAGYTGRRDPKDLHVIDPVNGVEFFYLRPKDIATYVGSGALDVGITGRDLLLDARMPGAREIEALGFGGSTFRFAGPPGRFSDLKDLDGCRVATAYPGLVDAYLDEHGVAVDLVPLDGAVESAVELGVADAVADVVSTGTTLRQAGLEIFGPVLLESDAVLITGPQEPEGLDTLLRRLRGVLVARQYVLIDYDLPVELVDEAIAVAPGIESPTISPLRDPAWVAVRVMSPRKNVNQVMDGLYAIGARAILVTEIHNARL from the coding sequence ATGCTGAGAATCGCCGTGCCCAACAAGGGCTCGCTGGCCGACACCGCCCACGCCATGCTGGCCGAGGCGGGCTACACGGGTCGTCGCGACCCCAAGGACCTGCACGTGATCGACCCGGTCAACGGCGTCGAGTTCTTCTACCTGCGTCCCAAGGACATCGCCACGTATGTCGGTTCGGGAGCCCTGGATGTCGGGATCACCGGCCGCGACCTGCTGCTGGACGCCCGGATGCCGGGCGCCCGCGAGATCGAGGCTCTCGGGTTCGGCGGGTCCACCTTCCGCTTCGCCGGCCCGCCCGGACGCTTCTCCGACCTGAAGGACCTGGACGGGTGCCGGGTGGCCACCGCCTACCCGGGACTCGTGGACGCGTACCTCGACGAGCACGGTGTCGCCGTGGACCTCGTACCGCTGGACGGGGCCGTCGAGTCTGCCGTGGAGCTGGGTGTCGCGGACGCGGTCGCGGACGTCGTGTCCACCGGAACCACCCTCCGCCAGGCGGGACTGGAGATCTTCGGACCGGTCCTGCTCGAGTCCGACGCCGTCCTCATCACCGGACCGCAGGAACCCGAGGGTCTCGACACGCTCCTGAGGCGCCTGCGCGGTGTCCTCGTGGCGCGCCAGTACGTGCTGATCGACTACGACCTGCCCGTCGAGCTCGTCGACGAGGCGATCGCCGTGGCGCCGGGCATCGAGTCGCCCACGATCTCGCCGCTGCGCGATCCCGCGTGGGTCGCCGTCCGCGTGATGAGCCCGCGCAAGAACGTCAACCAGGTCATGGACGGGCTGTATGCGATCGGCGCGCGGGCCATCCTCGTGACCGAGATCCACAACGCGAGGCTCTGA
- a CDS encoding phosphoribosyl-ATP diphosphatase, producing the protein MKTFDDLFAELSEKAATRPAGSGTVAELDAGVHTIGKKIVEEAAEVWMAAEYETSDEAAEEISQLLYHLQVLMLAKGLTLQDVYRHL; encoded by the coding sequence GTGAAGACGTTCGACGATCTGTTCGCGGAGCTCAGCGAGAAGGCGGCCACCCGGCCGGCCGGATCCGGCACGGTTGCCGAGCTCGATGCCGGTGTGCACACGATCGGCAAGAAGATCGTCGAGGAGGCCGCCGAGGTGTGGATGGCCGCCGAGTACGAGACGTCCGATGAAGCGGCGGAGGAGATCTCCCAGCTGCTCTACCACCTGCAGGTCCTCATGCTCGCCAAGGGCCTGACCCTGCAGGACGTCTACCGACATCTGTGA